GAACTTTTAACAGCCAACCTTCCCCATAGGGATCTTCAGCAATGGTTTCAGGATTATCCACTGCTGCGCTATTCTGTTCAATAACTTTCCCTGATACAGGGGCATACATATCTTCTACGGCTTTCACCGATTCCACCGTGCCAAAGGTTTCTCCCTTCTCAACGGTGTCATCCACATCAGGAAGTTCCACAAAGACAATATCTCCGAGTTGATCCACGGCAAAGGCGCTAATCCCAATGGTGGCGGTTTCTCCCTCGACGCGCACATATTCATGAGAATCCATATATTTTAAGTCGCTCGGATATTCAAGAGCCATATTTTCTCCTTTTAACAATTGATATGATTTTCCTAAGGGGGGTTGTACCCTACCCTGCTTAGTTTACAACGTCTTGGGATTCAGTCATAGAATCGTAACTGGTTACAAATTCCTAACAACCAATCAATCAGCAATTAGAAAAGAGTAATATGGCAGGACATAGTAAGTGGGCAAATATCAAACATCAAAAAGCACGGATGGATGCTAAAAAGGGCAAAACCTTTACGCAACTGTCTCGTGCCATTATTGTTGCGGCTCGTAATGGGGGGCCAGATCCTGAAACGAATTTTCAGTTAAGAACTGCAATTGAAAAAGCCAAAGCCGCGAGTTTGCCTAATGAGAATATTGAACGCG
This window of the Euhalothece natronophila Z-M001 genome carries:
- the gcvH gene encoding glycine cleavage system protein GcvH, whose product is MALEYPSDLKYMDSHEYVRVEGETATIGISAFAVDQLGDIVFVELPDVDDTVEKGETFGTVESVKAVEDMYAPVSGKVIEQNSAAVDNPETIAEDPYGEGWLLKVQLSNPEEANDALSADEYRAKVEGE